In the genome of Neodiprion fabricii isolate iyNeoFabr1 chromosome 4, iyNeoFabr1.1, whole genome shotgun sequence, the window aaatgaaacttcaGCACTTACAACATTATCCTTAATTCCCATATCATTACGAGCTGGTCTAGAACTGCTACGCGCTCTAGACTGGGACTCGGATTGAAGTCGCATCCTTTTAGTGGCAGGCTGCGATTGCGATCTAGATCTCTTTCTGGTCCTGGTGAAGTTCGCCTGTCGAATATAATGGAGAATGATTGAAGAACGATAAAATGTTCATTGCATTTTTACCTAAAACACTTCTTTCTTATATTTCATATTCATACGCCTGTTGGAGGAATATGCCAACTTACATTTTCTGTGCCCTCCATATCAACACCCAGGTCTTCCATTTGATCACGGAGCTTGGTGACGGAACGATCTCGCACTTTTGAGCCAGCTGTGCGAGGCATAACAGGCTTAGTAGAGGCCTTTGCGATTCGTGCTTCGTCTTTCATGATGGCTTTGCGGTCCCGAATTTGTTTTGCCAAGTCGCGAATCTCTCGCATAGTTTCACTCAATTCCGGAATCTTAGCATCGTAAATGCCTGCCTCCTCCCGCAGGTTTTCTTCTTGCTCcagagcgttcaatttctgTGCATAACAAAATAGGGATAACAATAATGGGAATATGATTTACAGCATTATTTTTCGCTTCCTAAAATCGATTCAATCAACGGTTACCTCGAAAATGTCGGGGTCTATGTAGTCCGCTACGTTGTGGCCTTCCCAGAACTCCGGAATAATGTCGTACTTTTGGTCCCCTTCAATgtcgtaatttttcttcaagtcCAATACGTAATCGTCGCCCATTTCCTCCTCGATCTCACGCTCCAGTTTCCTCTTTCTTTCGGTCTTTGCAGCTGccaattctttctttttgagaatattttccGGAATGCAGGGTGGCCTCGCTTTTTGGTCTCTGGCAGTTGGCTGAGCTACATGTAATCGATTCAGGACAGATTCCATctgttgaataaatataatgagCAAAATTCGCGAGAAATTCTGTTTCATGGTTATTGTTCCACAACTTTACCTTCTTCGTTCTCATTTTGAGCTCGACTCTGTGAGCCAACAGCCGATCGCAGGCTTGAGTCTTGACTTCCATGACCCCGTAGTCAGTAATTGTGCTCATTTCAATTACCGGAAGGTCAGGATCGTCCTCGAAAGGCTTTAGAGTTTCACGTTTGTCTTCCGGCAGCTCCTCCAGTCGAAGAACGTCAACTTTATTCAGAACGATCATCAGTGGCTTGTTTGTGAACAAAGGTTTGATGGACTCGAAAAGCTTTACCTGCATAGGTAATTAAGTTTTAATCACAAATGCACATAAAGTCACAGTCGgtgatattttcttttgaataaattaccTGTTCCTCTAACGAATGGCCGCACTGCTCAGATATATCAACAAAATACAAAACTGCAGCACGTAAATGTGCAAGCGCTGTGACAGCCTGCATTTCTATAACATTTCTCTCCTCTAATGGGTGATCTAAAATTCCGGGTGTGTCTACGACTTGCCAGCGCAAATACTTATAATCTGTGTGTCCAACGTACAGTGATTTTGTCGTAAATGCGTAAGGCTGCACCTCGACGTCCGCTCGAGTGATCTGTTAATAAAATCAGTCAATGTCTCAAAAGCTTTTGCTTAAAAATTAGCGATAATTAGACACATTTGCTAACCAGATTACGAGGTAATTCACCTTGTTTATGAAGCTACTTTTGCCAACATTGGGAAAACCGCAAATGATGATCGTGCGAGTATATGGATCAATGCTCGGCAATCGAGCTAAGTGCTGCCGAACCTGTTCTAGGTAAGTTAAATTTGCAGCCTGTCTTTTCATTATGGTAGCCATCCGACCCAGCGCAGCTTTCTTCAGTTGTTTACAACGATACAGAGAGTCTCCATACTTTAGAAGACGCACATAGTCTTTTGCAACGCTAAAAAAATTAGACgtattaaatttcaacacaGACAAGTTCTTCACTTTCGCGAGCTTGAAACGAGCAAATGTGGAAAAAGCATTAAATCGAATTATGAAAAAGAAGCATAATTACTTGTCGATCAAGTGGCGAGCAGTGTTAATCTGTCCCAGAGCCAGTTTGTAATGATCTTTGTCATACAAAACGTTCATGAGATCGGCATAGAAGGGATGAACATCGTCGAGTTTTGGAAACTCTTGGATAATTTGGCTCATGCGATCGTGGAAATTTTGCTGGGTGAATTTCACCTTGCGAGTATAAAATGCACGGATTCTTGATATTTTGTAGTTTTTGTGTATGACGGTTGGTGTCTTGCGCTGAGTCTTGGACAAGATGATATCGATGAAGTCCTGTAAAACATCAGACAAGATGACATTATTAACCCTCGAAAAAATAACGGTGTGGACATATCGATAACCTAAAAATATTGgtaacttcaattttcaagaCTTCTGAATCAGTGAGTCGACGAGTCGGATTACAGAAGTGCGGATCGTTATTTGGGATTTATTGTGCAGTGTCAGAGCGGGAATGAAATTAGTACT includes:
- the LOC124180974 gene encoding nucleolar GTP-binding protein 1 is translated as MALYNFKKIAVVPTAKDFIDIILSKTQRKTPTVIHKNYKISRIRAFYTRKVKFTQQNFHDRMSQIIQEFPKLDDVHPFYADLMNVLYDKDHYKLALGQINTARHLIDNVAKDYVRLLKYGDSLYRCKQLKKAALGRMATIMKRQAANLTYLEQVRQHLARLPSIDPYTRTIIICGFPNVGKSSFINKITRADVEVQPYAFTTKSLYVGHTDYKYLRWQVVDTPGILDHPLEERNVIEMQAVTALAHLRAAVLYFVDISEQCGHSLEEQVKLFESIKPLFTNKPLMIVLNKVDVLRLEELPEDKRETLKPFEDDPDLPVIEMSTITDYGVMEVKTQACDRLLAHRVELKMRTKKMESVLNRLHVAQPTARDQKARPPCIPENILKKKELAAAKTERKRKLEREIEEEMGDDYVLDLKKNYDIEGDQKYDIIPEFWEGHNVADYIDPDIFEKLNALEQEENLREEAGIYDAKIPELSETMREIRDLAKQIRDRKAIMKDEARIAKASTKPVMPRTAGSKVRDRSVTKLRDQMEDLGVDMEGTENANFTRTRKRSRSQSQPATKRMRLQSESQSRARSSSRPARNDMGIKDNVMKMKLKNIAHKAVAKKVGKKGLKGEADRFIGTKMPKHLFAGKRGVGKTDRR